The following DNA comes from Halorhabdus tiamatea SARL4B.
CGACGACGTCGGCAAGTGGGTGCTTCCCGGCGGCGAGGTCGGTCCCGACGAGACGTTCCGGGAAGCCGCCCGGCGCGAACTGGCAGAGGAGGCCGGCATCGAGGCTGCCTTCGAGGACCTCGCCCTGCTCGGGCGCGTCCAGTTCTACTGTGACGAGTACGAGACCTGGGGTGTGCTTCCGATTTACGAGGCCGAAGCGACCGAGACGGCGCTGTCGGTCGCGGATCCCGACGACGAGATCACCGACGCCGCATGGTTTCGGTCACTGCCGGAGGACACGCGGGACCGTGACGTGCTCGTTCGCTTCCGGGAACACAGGCTGGAGTAACGAGACCGGGTCGGGAGCAAACTAGCTCCCATCCCCTATCCGAGAGCCGATACAGCAGTACAGACGCGACGTTATCGTTTTTCTTTCAGGACGTACGCGACGATCGCGAGGGTGACCAGGGCGATCAGGAGTTTCTTTTTCGACATCACCTGTTTCCTGGCTCCGCGGCGATAAAACAGTTCTGGGTCCGGGTGTCCTGACCGGCTAACGAGGCGCCATCTCATACTGCCGGCTGTGACAGACTGACGGAATTCGCCACCCCGGTGTGGCGAATATCGTTACGAACGTACAGCCGGCAGTATCATTTCTCGGCTGGCTCGCTGGGTCAGTCGATGAGTGCGGCGACGTCTTGTCGAACGATCGTATCGCAGTACTGGCACCGGACGCCGTCCTCGAGGACCTCGAATCTGGTCTCGACCGGTTCGTCCTCGGTCGTGATACACTGGGGGTTCGGACACGACAGGACGCCGACGACTTCGTCCGGTCGAGCGACGCGGCGCTTCTCGACGACCTCGAAGTCCCGGATGATGTTGATCGTTGCCGCCGGTGCGATCAGCGAGAGGACGTCGACCTCCGCCTGACTCAGCTCCCTCCCTTCGACCTTGAGGATGTCTTTCTTGCCGAGTCGGTCACTCGGGACGTTCATCACGATACTGACGGTCTCGCCGCCGCCGCTCTCGATGCCGAGAATCGAGAGCACGTGCATCGCTGCGCCGCCGGTGACGTGATCGATGACGGTTCCGCTCTTGATCTTGCTGACACGAAGTTCCTGGTCGTCGGTCATTGTGACTCACCACCGAGGACGAGATCGAGCAGTGCCATCCGTACTGGGACGCCGTTGTGTGCCTGCTCGAAGTACGCTGCGTGATCCGTCGCGTCGACGTCGTGATCGATCTCGTCGACCCGCGGAAGCGGGTGTAAAACTGTGAGATCCTCGCGCGCCTCTTCGAGCGTCTCGGCGTCGATCCGGTACTCGCCGGCGACCTCGCGGTACTCGCTCTCGTCCGGGAAGCGTTCCTCCTGGATTCGGGTCACGTACAGCACGTCCAGGCTGTCGAGGACGGGATCGAGTTCCGTGTGTTCCCGGATCGTCGCGCCTTCCTCGTGGAGGTCATACCGGACGTTCCGCGGGAGCTGGAGACTTTCCGGGCTGATGAAGTGCTGGCTCGCGCCGAAGTTCGTCAGCGCGTGCGCAAGCGAGTGGACCGTGCGGCCGTACTTCAGATCACCCATGATCCCGATCGAGAGATCGTCGAGACCGGCGTTCTCCCGGATCGTGTAGAGATCCAGTAGCGTCTGGGTCGGATGCTGACCGGCCCCGTCGCCGGCGTTGATCAGCGGCACGTCGACGAACTCGCTGGCCATCGTCGCTGACCCTTCCATCGGGTGGCGCAAGACGAGCGCGTCAGCGTAACCCTCGACGACGCGGACGGTGTCCGCAAGGCTCTCGCCTTTCTTGACGCTCGAGTACTCGACGGGGCCCATATCGACGATATCTCCGCCGAGTCGCTTGATCGAGGCGGTGAAACTCATCTTCGTCCGCGTGCTCGGCTCGAAGAACAACAGGCCGAGCAACGCGCCGGGATGACGGTCGCCGAACGCGGTCGGATCGTCCGCGATCTCGGCCGCCCGGTCGAGCACCTCCTCGATGTCGGCCCGAGAGAGTTGTTTCGCGCTGATGATGTGATCGTGACGCATTGCATTGAGTCCTGACCGCCGGGCTATTCAATCTCCCGACACACCGGCCCGTGGGAAACTGTGCACGAAAACGATCCCGAACACTGTCGAGTCTCTCGCTTTTGCTGTTTCTCAACCACGGTTTCAGCGCCGTGTACCCGCTGTGACGCTGAAATCCGGAATATTTAATCAGGTGGGGATAATAGTTACGGTCGATCTATGTCCGATCGGCTCCGGACCGGGATCGACGTACTCGATCGGAAACTCGAGGGGGGGATCCCGGCTGGAAGCATCGTCGTGATGAACGCCACGCCGGCGAGCCAGGCCGAGTTATTTCTGTACGAGTTGACTGCAACTCGGGGGACGTTGTACCTTTCGCTCGATCGTTCCGAGCAGGCGATCAGCGACAGTTTAGAACAGTCACCGACCGCGACTGGCCAGCCGACGATCAGGCACGTCTCGGGTGAAGCGCCGCTGGATAACGCGGGCAAACTCGTCAGCGCGCTCCCCGAGACGTCGAACCTCATCATCGATCCGCTGGACGTCCTCGAATCGCAGGAACCGCCCTCGCGGTTCCGTAGTTTCATGAACGACCTCCAGAACCACATATTCAATACGGGTAGCCTCGCCGTCCTGCACTGTCTGAACGGTCGATCGGTCCCCCCGCTCCGTGATACGACCGAGCATTTCGCCGACGTCGTCTTCGACCTCGATACCACCATCTCCAACGACGAGGTCGAGAACCGACTCGCGATTCCGAAGTTCCGCGGCGGCCGCGCGCCGACGAACGTCATCAAACTCGACCTCGTCGAGGAAGTCAGCATCGACACCAGCCGCGATATCGCCTAACGACCTTTTTACTGCGGTGGGTTCGCTGCGCGAACCCACCTTGCAAAAAGCTCGATCAAAAACACCTCCGAACGCGCCGCGGCGCGTTCGGAGTGAATCGCGCTCGCTCCGCTCGCGCGAATGCCAGCACTCAACTCGCAGAGACAGTGATCAGCAGATTCAAGAAGGGCTTATCGTACGAATCCTCTTTGGAAGATTCACTGGCAGTCTACAGCAGACCCCGAAATCAAACCCTTGTCACAGCCCGTTCACGCACTCCTCGTAAGCGGATACCATCCAGTCCGGGTTGAAGACGTTCTCGGGCAGGTCGTCGAACCAACGGATGTCGGTGATCTCCTCGTCGTCGACGGACGGATCGCGGTCGATTTCGGGATCGTCGGCGATGGCTTCGAAGCAGACCAGCGTCCAGCCCACCGTCTCACCAGTCCCTTCGTGCTCAAAGGTGAACTCGTCGACTGCACGGGGAGCGACCGGCGTTGCCTCGACGCCGGTCTCCTCGCCGATCTCCCGTTTGACCGCCGCGTCGAGGGACTCTCCTGGTTTGCGTGCGCCGCCGGGGGCGAGCCAACCGTCGGCCCAAGGCTCTTCGATCAGCAACACGCGACCGGCCGCGTCGAACGTCAAGGCCACCACGACCCAGCCCGATCGAACGGGTTCCGACTCGAGTGCGTCCGCGAACGCGTCCCCATCGATCTGCTCACGGCTCTCAGTTGTGAGCACGCCGTCTCGGTCGCGGGGATCGACGATCGTCATGCAAGAGAGGTGGAACTGTTCGTGGGCGATCGGCTCGGCGACGGGCGTCGCAAACTGAAAGCCGTGGTCCCGTCGGCGTTACTCCTCGACGTCGAGTTCTTCGGAGAGTTCGTCGGCATCGACGTCCACGTCGAGGTCCTCGAGTGCGTCCTCGACATCGCCACCGCCGCCCATGCCGGGCATCATCCCGCCCATGCCGCCCATCATGCCCGCACCTTCGCCGAGGGTCTCCTGGACGATGATGCGGTCGACGCCGAGCAGCTCGACGAACTGCTGGGCGATCTGCTGTTTCTGGAACATCCACTGCTGGTTCATCGGGAGCTGCGGGGTCGCCTCGATGTACAGCGTGTCCTTCTCGACCTCGACGGTCTCGGTGACCGGGCCGTCCTCGTCGTCCGCTTCCTCCGCTGCTTCTTCGAGGTCGTCGGCGTCCTCGACGATCTCCTCTTCCTCCTCGACGTCGGTCTGGAACCAGACGTCGAGGTCCATGCCGAGCATGGTGTCGAGCAGGCTCGCGGCTTTCTCTTCGCGATCGTCGACCGTGCCGAGGATCTCGTAGTCGTACTCGATGTCCTCGCCGGCCAGCGGGTGGTTGAAGTCGACACGGGCCCGCCCGCCGATGATCGTCTCGATGTAGCCCTGTTCGCCGTCGATGGTGACGGCCGCGCCGGGATAGCGGTCGTCCTCGTCGATCTTGTTGGCGCTGATGGTCCGGACTTCCTCGTCGTCGTACTCGCCGAAGGCGTCGCCAGCCGGGACGACGACCGTGCCCTCGTCGCCGACCTCTTTGCCGGTGATGTCGTCTTCGACGTCCGGGAAGATGTGCCCCTCACCGAGGACGATCGTTCGCGGTTCGAACTCCTGGTCCTCGCCGACGCCTTCTTCGTCGGCGACGTCCTGGCTGGTCGTGTCGACGAGATCGCCGCCTTCGACGGTCCGGGCGGTGTAGGCGACTGTGACGAAGTCCCCGTCCTGGAGGCCGCTCGATTCGGCGTCGTTCTCGGTCTCGGCGTCGGCCTCGTCGGCCGCTGAATCGTCGCTCATACCCCAACCGACACTCGTTTCGCTCTTAAGGACAACGTTTCCGACTCGCGGGCCGAGACTGCCGAGACGCCGAGTCGAGCCGTTTTTGCCCGGGCAACCGTTCCGTCGTGGCATGTACGAGGTCGAACTCAAGGTCCGCGCCGACCACGAGCGGGCACGGGAGGCGCTGCTTTCGGCCGGAGCCGACCCGCTCGGGACGGTCCGGCAAGTCGACACCTACTACGAGCCCCCTTATCGAGACTTCGCCGCTACTGACGAGGCATTCCGGGTCCGGCGCGAACACGTCCACGGCGACACCACGGCGAAAATCACGTACAAAGGCCCGAAGATCGACGCCACCTCCAAGACTCGCGAGGAACACGAGACCACCGTCGCCGACGGCGAGACGGCTGACGCGATTTTCCGTGGACTCGGCTTCGAACCGGTCGCCACCGTCGAAAAAGAACGCCACCAGTACGCGCTCCGGGAGTTCACCGTCACGCTCGACGACGTGGCCGATCTCGGGGCGTTCCTCGAAGTCGAGACCGACGTCGAGACCGAGGCCGACATCGAGGCCGCACGCGAAGCCGCGACAGCACTGCTAGGGGACCTCGGCCTCGACCCCGAAGACCAGATCCGGACGTCGTATCTCGGCCTCTTGCTCGATAATGAGCCATAGTAATCGTTTTGGGCCAGAAGGTTTCCGTAAGTTATAGACGCCGGGGCTGGCTACGGGTTGGTAATGAGTGAACGGAACATTCGGATCACGCAGGCGAGCGGGCAAGCAGTCGAAGATCAGCGGGTAGAAGTCGTCGAGCGCAAGGGAATCGGTCACCCGGACTCGATCTGTGACGGGCTCGCCGAGGCTGTCTCCCAGGCGCTCGCACAGGCGTACCTCGATCGCGTCGGGAAAGTGCTGCACTACAACACCGACGAGACCCAACTCGTGGCCGGAACGTCCGCGCCCGCCTTCGGCGGCGGCGAAGTCATCGAACCGATCTATCTGCTGCTCGTCGGTCGCGCGACCAAGGAATACCAGGGCCAGCGCATCCCGACGGACACGATCGCGCTCGAAGCGGCCCGCGAGTACCTCGACGAGACGTTCCCCCACCTCGACGTCGGCTCGGACGTGATCGTCGACGTCCGACTCGGCGAGGGCAGCGGCGATCTCCAGGAGGTCTTCGGCGAGGACGGCGCGGTCCCGATGGCCAACGACACGTCCTACGGCGTCGGCCACGCGCCCCTGACCGAGACCGAACAGATCGTGCTCAATACTGAGCGACGGATCAACGGCGATTACACCGACGAACACCCCGAAATCGGCCAGGACATCAAGGTCATGGGCAAGCGCGAAGGCGACGCGATCGACGTGACCGTCGCCGCCGCGACAGTCGACGCGCACGTCAACGACATCCACGAGTATCGCGACGCCGTCGAGGGCGTCCGGGAGTACGTCGCCGATCTCGCGACGGAGTACACGGATCGAGACGTTCGAGTGCAGGTCAACACCGCCGACGACTACGAGGAGGGGTCGATCTACCTCACGACGACGGGCACCAGCGCAGAGCAGGGCGACGACGGCTCGGTCGGCCGTGGCAACCGTGCCAACGGCCTCATCACGCCGAATCGCCCGATGAGCATGGAGGCGACCAGCGGGAAGAACCCCGTCAACCACATCGGGAAGATCTACAACCTCCTGAGCACCGAGATCGCCAAGTCGGTCGTGAGCGAAGTCGACGGCATCCGACAGTTGCAGGTCCGACTCCTCAGCCAGATCGGCTCGCCGATCGACGATCCACACGTCGCCGACGCCACCATCGTGACCGAGGGCGGTCTGGCGATCACCGACGTCGAGGACGAGGTCGAGGCGATCATCGACGACGAACTCGAAGATATCACGGGCGTCACCGAGCGCGTCATCGAGGGCGACCTGTCGACGTTCTGAGACGGCTCGGCGTCTGACTTCGATCCAGACACGCCCAATTCGATCGGTGTCGAAGCCTGTTTATTCACCCGTCGAGTACCCGCGGTAGATGCACCCGCCAGGAGCCGACGTGGTCGTCGTCCGCCACGGGGAAGTCGGCGTCAAGAGCGACCAGGTTCGGATGAAAATGGAGTTTCAACTCCAGGAGAACCTCAACGCCCTGCTCGCGGATCGCGACCTGCCGGGTGACACTGGCTGTCAGCGCAATCGGCTGTACATCCGGACTGAGGAGTCGGCCGTCGAGGACGCCACCGCGGCCGCTGTCGAGGCCCCTGGCGTGGTCTCGGCGAGTCCCGCCCGATCGGTCGAGCCGACGCTCGATGCGATCACCGAGGCACTCGCGGAAACTGCCAGGGCCTGCCACGACGGCGGTCCGTTCGCCGTCGAGGCTCGACGGGCCGGGAACGCCGACGCCCACGACTTCTCCAGTCGCGATCTCGAATCCGAGGGCGGCCAGGCGATCTGGGACGCGATCGAGGACGGGGGCGGTACTCCGGAAGTCGACCTGGACGATCCCGAATTCACTACCTTCGTCGACTGTCGACCCGACGAGGCGTTCGTCTTCGTCGAGAAACGGGCTGGACCGGGTGGCCTACCGCTCGGGACGCAGCAACCACTGGTGGCGCTGGTCAGCGGCGGGATCGACTCGCCGGTCGCGGCCTGGCAGGTCATGGCCCGCGGCGCACCGATACTTCCGGTGTACGTCGATCTCGGCGATTACGGCGGTGCCGACCACCGCGCTCGCGCGGAGACGACCGTCGCAGCACTCGCCCGGCGCGCACCGAACTTCGACCTCCAGCTGAGGGTCGTCGACGGCGGAAGGGCTGTCGAGGAACTCGTCGCGAAGACCGACGCCACCCGGATGCTCTCGCTGCGTCGGTTCATGTATCGGGCCGCCGAAACCGTCGCCCGCGAGCACGACGCCGTGGGGATCGTCTCCGGAGAAGCGATCGGCCAGAAGTCGAGTCAGACGACCGCCAACCTCGCGGCGACCGACGTCGTCACCGACCTGCCGATCCACCGGCCGTTGCTCACGATGGACAAGACAGACATCATCGAGCGAGCCCGCGAGCTTGGAACCTACGACGACGCGACCGTCCCGGCGGGGTGTAACCGCGTCGCGCCGTCGCGGCCGGAGACAGCCGGTACGCCGATGTCGGTAGTCTCAGCCGAACCCGAAGAGTTGCTGGCGATGGCTGAATCCGCCGCTCGTGATCCGGCTGTCGTCGACGTGAGAGCGTACGACGAGACGCCAGTGGCCGGTCGGTGACGAAACCGCTTTGGGCCGGCGGGTCGTTGTGCCGCGTGCATGACACGGGTCTGTCTGCTCGGAAACGACGACGTTCCCCTCCGGCAGACGTTACTCGGCCACGAGACCGCACGGCACGCCCTCGCCACCTACGAGCTCGCCGAACCGTTCCACAACGCGATCGAACTGGAGACGGTGAGCCTCGGCGCGGCCGTGTCCCTGTTGAACGACCTCAACTGGTATCTCGTTCGGTACGTCGACACCGTCTTGGTGCACGAGCCGAGTATCAGCGAGGCCGAATGGCTTTCCCGAGACCTCGCGACCGCGATCCGGGACGGCGAGATCGAACCAGAGGCGTCCGGCCGCTATCTCAAGGTGTACGGCGTCGAGCAGCCAGCCGAGTCGCCCGCGACGACGGATGCATCCGACGAAGTGCCCGACGAAGGTGAAGGCGGTCGACAGCACACCGACGCCACTGCCCCGCGCCTCGTCGAGCCGATGTACGTCACGCGGACGGGCGGCTCGATGCCGGAATACGATCTCCGGACGGTCGAAGAGACCGTCGTCTTGCGCGTTACCCAACGCGCATTCTCGCGGTGAATTGGCGGTCGCTGCGAGCGGACCGCTACTTCGAGACAGACGTTTGAGACCGACGGGGCGCGCCCATAACGGCGTTCGAGATCCGCGCTGCCAGCCGCTCAAATTGTCCGCTGTCGGTCGCTTTCCGGACGCAGTCAGTCACCTCGTGGGCAGCCGCTGCGCTGGCGAGTGCTTCCGCTTTGCCGGTGAACAGGATGAACGGCAGCTCGGCATACTCGGACCGAATCGAGCCCAGCAGTTCCAGGCCGTCCATCTCGGGCATATCGTAATCACTCACCACACAGTCGACCGATGCACTCTCGAGGCGTTCGAGTGCCGCACGCGGATCCGTCTCGGTGATCGTCTCGAACCGTTCGTCCGCAGCTTCGAGCAGCGACGCCGTCAGCACGACGAGATCCGGTTCGTCGTCGACACAGAGCACGGTGATTCGGTCCATCGCTGTTCGTGATAATGTGGGTTACTACCATAAACCATGTCAGGTAATTACACGACGCGAAAATCGGCGGAGTGTTCGGGATAGCCAGGTTCAGTCGAACAGACCCGTCGAGAGATACCGCTCGCCGCTGTCCCAGAAGACGGTCACGACCAACGGTGGTTCCTCGGCGTCAGGATCGGCCAGTTCGCCGGCGACCTCCCGGGCGATGACGCCCATCGCGCCACTGGACTGCCCGACGAGGATGCCCGCCTCGCGGGCGAGGCGACGGCACTCGGCTTCCGCGTCGGCGAGTTCGATGGTCCGCACCTCGTCGATGACGTCCCGGTCGAGGTTCTCGCTGACGAAGCCCGGACCCATCCCCTGGAAGTCGTCGTCCCCGGGTTCGCCCGTCGAGAGAACGGCGTTCTCGGCGGGTTCGACGGCGACGACGTCCACGTCGGGGAACGCCTCGCGGAGCCGACGGGCCGTCCCGCTGATCGTCCCGCCAGTGCCGACGCCGGCGACGAACGCGTCGATCGTGCGGTCGCCGACTTGCTCTACGATCTCCGGGCCGGTCGTCTCGTAGTGTGCCTTGGGGTTCGCGGGGTTCTCGAACTGGCGGAGTTGTACCATGCCCGCCTGGGCTTCGAGTTCGTCCGCGCGATCCCGAGCGTCCGTCATGTCGCCTTCGATCAACTCGAGGTCCGCGCCGTACGCTTCCATCAGCTGGCGGCGCTCGATGGACATGTCGTCGGGCATGACGATCGTTACGTCGTAGCCTTTCGCGGCCCCGACCAGCGAGATGCCGATCCCGGTGTTCCCGCTCGTAGGTTCGACGATCCGGTCACCTGGAGAGAGGTCGCCGTCGCGCTCGGCAGCCTCGATCATCCCGAGTGCAGGTCGGTCTTTTGCGGACCCGCCGGGATTGAACGATTCGAGTTTGGCGGCGACGGTCGCGCCCGATGGCGAGTCAATCTCGACCAGCGGCGAGCCGATCGTCTCGAGAATGCTGTCGTCCATTGGCCCCGGATTCGACGCCCGGGAGTAAACACCCGGCGGTCGCTGGCAGGTCCTGCCGGTGTCTTCGTCGCCTGGCTCCGCAAGCGTGGCTGTTATGCAGCGTCGAACCCAGAGTCCACCAATGACACTGGAAACGATGGAGCCGAACCCTGTCTGGAACGATGACGCCCACGCCGAGACCGTCGAGACACTCGCGGACTTCGCCGACGCGACCTTCAAGATCTGGGGCGCGGACTGGTGTGGCGACTGTCGCTCCCAGTTACCCGACTTCGCCGCCGCGCTCGACGCCGCGGAGATTCCCGACGAACACGTCGAGCACTATCCGGTCGACCGCGACAAGCAAGGCGAGGGCGTCGAGGCGTACGGGATCGAGTTCATTCCGACCGTCGTCGTCGTGCGCGACGGCGAGGAACTCGCCCGCTTCGTCGAGGAAGAGCGCGAGTCGATCGCCGTCTACCTGGCCGGCCAGCTCGAAACAGTCACGACCCATCCACCGACAAGCTCCGCCCTTCAGGGCGGAGAAGGTGACAACTGAGCCATCGCCGCACACGCCGGAACCATGTCCGGAACCCCTCTCAGCCGGTCTGCAAAAGGAAGTCGACGTTTGCTGTGTCGTCAATGAAGATGTAGAGCGGTGCGAGCTCGATGTCGGGCGATTCCCAATTGAAGGTCTCCGACCCCCCGTTCTCGACCGTCACTGTGACAGTATAGGGGCGTCCGAGTGGGAGCTTGCTCTGATTGACCGGGTCGACCGTCTCACCAGGGTCGACCGTCATCGTCCGATCGACGACGGTCCCTTCGTTCCCTGCTGAACGTGTAATCGAGACGGTTACCGTTCTGGGCTGGCTGGCTCCGCTGTACAGAATGACGTCGGTCGCACCGGGCTGATCCCAAAGAAACGAACACCCGGCAGTGGCGACGGCCCCTGTCGCGGCCGCTCCCGACAGAAACGTTCGCCGATCAGGTGAGAA
Coding sequences within:
- the pyrB gene encoding aspartate carbamoyltransferase; the encoded protein is MRHDHIISAKQLSRADIEEVLDRAAEIADDPTAFGDRHPGALLGLLFFEPSTRTKMSFTASIKRLGGDIVDMGPVEYSSVKKGESLADTVRVVEGYADALVLRHPMEGSATMASEFVDVPLINAGDGAGQHPTQTLLDLYTIRENAGLDDLSIGIMGDLKYGRTVHSLAHALTNFGASQHFISPESLQLPRNVRYDLHEEGATIREHTELDPVLDSLDVLYVTRIQEERFPDESEYREVAGEYRIDAETLEEAREDLTVLHPLPRVDEIDHDVDATDHAAYFEQAHNGVPVRMALLDLVLGGESQ
- a CDS encoding twin-arginine translocation signal domain-containing protein; amino-acid sequence: MGDTFSPDRRTFLSGAAATGAVATAGCSFLWDQPGATDVILYSGASQPRTVTVSITRSAGNEGTVVDRTMTVDPGETVDPVNQSKLPLGRPYTVTVTVENGGSETFNWESPDIELAPLYIFIDDTANVDFLLQTG
- a CDS encoding methionine adenosyltransferase — translated: MSERNIRITQASGQAVEDQRVEVVERKGIGHPDSICDGLAEAVSQALAQAYLDRVGKVLHYNTDETQLVAGTSAPAFGGGEVIEPIYLLLVGRATKEYQGQRIPTDTIALEAAREYLDETFPHLDVGSDVIVDVRLGEGSGDLQEVFGEDGAVPMANDTSYGVGHAPLTETEQIVLNTERRINGDYTDEHPEIGQDIKVMGKREGDAIDVTVAAATVDAHVNDIHEYRDAVEGVREYVADLATEYTDRDVRVQVNTADDYEEGSIYLTTTGTSAEQGDDGSVGRGNRANGLITPNRPMSMEATSGKNPVNHIGKIYNLLSTEIAKSVVSEVDGIRQLQVRLLSQIGSPIDDPHVADATIVTEGGLAITDVEDEVEAIIDDELEDITGVTERVIEGDLSTF
- a CDS encoding response regulator; amino-acid sequence: MDRITVLCVDDEPDLVVLTASLLEAADERFETITETDPRAALERLESASVDCVVSDYDMPEMDGLELLGSIRSEYAELPFILFTGKAEALASAAAAHEVTDCVRKATDSGQFERLAARISNAVMGAPRRSQTSVSK
- a CDS encoding tRNA sulfurtransferase, which encodes MHPPGADVVVVRHGEVGVKSDQVRMKMEFQLQENLNALLADRDLPGDTGCQRNRLYIRTEESAVEDATAAAVEAPGVVSASPARSVEPTLDAITEALAETARACHDGGPFAVEARRAGNADAHDFSSRDLESEGGQAIWDAIEDGGGTPEVDLDDPEFTTFVDCRPDEAFVFVEKRAGPGGLPLGTQQPLVALVSGGIDSPVAAWQVMARGAPILPVYVDLGDYGGADHRARAETTVAALARRAPNFDLQLRVVDGGRAVEELVAKTDATRMLSLRRFMYRAAETVAREHDAVGIVSGEAIGQKSSQTTANLAATDVVTDLPIHRPLLTMDKTDIIERARELGTYDDATVPAGCNRVAPSRPETAGTPMSVVSAEPEELLAMAESAARDPAVVDVRAYDETPVAGR
- a CDS encoding thioredoxin family protein; its protein translation is MTLETMEPNPVWNDDAHAETVETLADFADATFKIWGADWCGDCRSQLPDFAAALDAAEIPDEHVEHYPVDRDKQGEGVEAYGIEFIPTVVVVRDGEELARFVEEERESIAVYLAGQLETVTTHPPTSSALQGGEGDN
- a CDS encoding NUDIX hydrolase — encoded protein: MTVVDDLWYRADVAQQEAEQTYHRLLEDQDGVMEFTRTRYVSRPRFETITGRVQDNGLPYGAHSVVHRDDGALLLVRHDDVGKWVLPGGEVGPDETFREAARRELAEEAGIEAAFEDLALLGRVQFYCDEYETWGVLPIYEAEATETALSVADPDDEITDAAWFRSLPEDTRDRDVLVRFREHRLE
- a CDS encoding PLP-dependent cysteine synthase family protein, coding for MDDSILETIGSPLVEIDSPSGATVAAKLESFNPGGSAKDRPALGMIEAAERDGDLSPGDRIVEPTSGNTGIGISLVGAAKGYDVTIVMPDDMSIERRQLMEAYGADLELIEGDMTDARDRADELEAQAGMVQLRQFENPANPKAHYETTGPEIVEQVGDRTIDAFVAGVGTGGTISGTARRLREAFPDVDVVAVEPAENAVLSTGEPGDDDFQGMGPGFVSENLDRDVIDEVRTIELADAEAECRRLAREAGILVGQSSGAMGVIAREVAGELADPDAEEPPLVVTVFWDSGERYLSTGLFD
- the cyaB gene encoding class IV adenylate cyclase, with protein sequence MYEVELKVRADHERAREALLSAGADPLGTVRQVDTYYEPPYRDFAATDEAFRVRREHVHGDTTAKITYKGPKIDATSKTREEHETTVADGETADAIFRGLGFEPVATVEKERHQYALREFTVTLDDVADLGAFLEVETDVETEADIEAAREAATALLGDLGLDPEDQIRTSYLGLLLDNEP
- a CDS encoding NUDIX hydrolase, with amino-acid sequence MTIVDPRDRDGVLTTESREQIDGDAFADALESEPVRSGWVVVALTFDAAGRVLLIEEPWADGWLAPGGARKPGESLDAAVKREIGEETGVEATPVAPRAVDEFTFEHEGTGETVGWTLVCFEAIADDPEIDRDPSVDDEEITDIRWFDDLPENVFNPDWMVSAYEECVNGL
- a CDS encoding FKBP-type peptidyl-prolyl cis-trans isomerase, translated to MSDDSAADEADAETENDAESSGLQDGDFVTVAYTARTVEGGDLVDTTSQDVADEEGVGEDQEFEPRTIVLGEGHIFPDVEDDITGKEVGDEGTVVVPAGDAFGEYDDEEVRTISANKIDEDDRYPGAAVTIDGEQGYIETIIGGRARVDFNHPLAGEDIEYDYEILGTVDDREEKAASLLDTMLGMDLDVWFQTDVEEEEEIVEDADDLEEAAEEADDEDGPVTETVEVEKDTLYIEATPQLPMNQQWMFQKQQIAQQFVELLGVDRIIVQETLGEGAGMMGGMGGMMPGMGGGGDVEDALEDLDVDVDADELSEELDVEE
- the pyrI gene encoding aspartate carbamoyltransferase regulatory subunit; the encoded protein is MTDDQELRVSKIKSGTVIDHVTGGAAMHVLSILGIESGGGETVSIVMNVPSDRLGKKDILKVEGRELSQAEVDVLSLIAPAATINIIRDFEVVEKRRVARPDEVVGVLSCPNPQCITTEDEPVETRFEVLEDGVRCQYCDTIVRQDVAALID
- a CDS encoding DUF5804 family protein, whose translation is MTRVCLLGNDDVPLRQTLLGHETARHALATYELAEPFHNAIELETVSLGAAVSLLNDLNWYLVRYVDTVLVHEPSISEAEWLSRDLATAIRDGEIEPEASGRYLKVYGVEQPAESPATTDASDEVPDEGEGGRQHTDATAPRLVEPMYVTRTGGSMPEYDLRTVEETVVLRVTQRAFSR
- a CDS encoding RAD55 family ATPase, whose translation is MSDRLRTGIDVLDRKLEGGIPAGSIVVMNATPASQAELFLYELTATRGTLYLSLDRSEQAISDSLEQSPTATGQPTIRHVSGEAPLDNAGKLVSALPETSNLIIDPLDVLESQEPPSRFRSFMNDLQNHIFNTGSLAVLHCLNGRSVPPLRDTTEHFADVVFDLDTTISNDEVENRLAIPKFRGGRAPTNVIKLDLVEEVSIDTSRDIA